One window from the genome of Verrucomicrobiia bacterium encodes:
- a CDS encoding sigma 54-interacting transcriptional regulator codes for MNSVAEAQSTSGAAPEIASGTEAFYRTALESLSEGVMILDADCRIIYANRLVSDITGYSPEELLGQTPCLLRADPEPGDCEASKTLTDEPRCFELEMKHKDGRLHWINVKSTPYRNDSGEAVGRVVAISCIAKQKNLEFENEFLQDEFRATFGNIIGHSPALQKVLAQIATVAPTEANVLILGESGTGKELVARAIHDLSPRKDHALVRVNCASIPKELFESEFFGHVRGSFTGAIKDRVGRFELADQGTLFLDEVGEIPLDLQSKLLRVLQEGQFERVGDERTRTVQVRLIAATNRDLLAEAKAGRFRLDLYYRLSVFPIEAPPLRERLEDIAELAEHFIRQAARRLGVPRPRLTKLQAQELQSYDWPGNVRELQNVIERAVILAKGGKVHFDLPHRITRDGPANSLAHSPANDGEEDLSLDELEVREREIVLAALGRTNWKIYGEDGAAALLRIKPTTLVSKMKRLNVQKDGG; via the coding sequence AACCGCTTGGTCAGCGACATTACGGGTTATTCGCCTGAGGAATTGCTGGGCCAAACGCCGTGCCTGTTGCGGGCCGACCCCGAGCCGGGCGATTGCGAGGCCAGCAAAACCCTGACGGACGAGCCCCGGTGTTTCGAGCTGGAGATGAAGCACAAGGATGGGCGGCTGCATTGGATCAATGTGAAATCCACCCCCTACCGCAACGATAGCGGGGAAGCGGTTGGCCGGGTAGTGGCCATAAGCTGCATCGCCAAACAGAAGAACCTCGAATTCGAGAATGAATTTCTCCAGGACGAGTTCCGCGCCACGTTCGGCAACATCATCGGGCACAGCCCCGCCCTGCAGAAAGTCCTGGCCCAGATAGCCACGGTGGCGCCGACTGAAGCCAACGTCCTGATCCTGGGGGAATCGGGCACCGGCAAGGAGCTGGTGGCGCGGGCCATTCACGACTTGAGCCCGCGCAAGGACCATGCGCTGGTGCGGGTCAATTGCGCCTCGATTCCCAAGGAATTATTCGAGAGCGAGTTCTTCGGCCATGTGCGCGGTTCGTTTACCGGCGCGATCAAAGACCGGGTAGGGCGATTTGAATTGGCCGATCAGGGGACACTGTTCCTGGATGAGGTGGGTGAAATCCCGCTGGATTTGCAGAGCAAACTCTTGCGCGTCCTGCAGGAAGGCCAGTTCGAAAGGGTGGGAGACGAGCGGACGCGGACGGTCCAGGTGCGCTTGATAGCCGCCACCAACCGGGACCTGCTGGCCGAAGCCAAGGCGGGCCGGTTCCGCCTCGACCTGTATTATCGGCTGAGTGTCTTTCCCATAGAAGCCCCGCCCTTGCGCGAGCGCCTCGAGGACATCGCCGAGCTGGCCGAGCATTTCATCAGGCAAGCCGCCCGCCGCCTGGGCGTTCCCCGCCCGCGCTTGACCAAGCTTCAGGCGCAGGAGTTGCAAAGTTACGATTGGCCCGGCAACGTGCGCGAACTGCAAAACGTTATCGAACGCGCTGTTATCCTGGCAAAAGGCGGCAAGGTCCACTTCGACTTGCCTCATCGCATCACGCGGGATGGTCCTGCAAACAGCCTTGCCCACTCCCCCGCCAATGATGGCGAGGAGGATCTGTCACTGGACGAATTGGAAGTGCGCGAGCGCGAGATCGTCCTGGCTGCTTTGGGCCGCACCAATTGGAAAATCTATGGCGAAGACGGCGCGGCGGCGCTGTTGCGAATCAAACCCACGACGCTGGTTTCCAAGATGAAGCGGCTGAATGTGCAGAAGGACGGCGGGTGA
- a CDS encoding threonine synthase codes for MNYVTHLECAHCGQRYDAAQVHNLCAACQRPLWVKYDLPALKKSFPKEKLAGRPWTLWRYLEMLPIADPAKIISLEETVSPVLETKRLAAEFGVQNLFVKDESRLPTGSFKARGMALAISKANEFGIKQVAVPTAGNAGGALAAYSARAGMQASVFMPEDTPAINKKECYLTGARTYLVNGLITDCGRIVGEGKKVKGWFDVSTLKEPYRIEGKKTMGLELAEQFDWELPDVILYPTGGGTGLIGMWKAFNELEAIGWLKTSRKPKMISCQSDGCAPIANAFAKGERFAAKFENAATIASGIRVPAAVGDFMILDAVRQSGGLALATPEADIPKWMRLAASKEGLAVCPETAVCLGALEVLLKRGSIQRADRIVIFNTGAAQKYPEAVNEQLERIDIGKPLDWSRL; via the coding sequence ATGAATTACGTCACCCATCTCGAATGCGCCCATTGCGGGCAGCGGTATGATGCCGCCCAGGTCCACAACCTTTGCGCCGCTTGTCAGCGGCCACTCTGGGTCAAATACGATCTGCCGGCGCTTAAAAAATCATTCCCCAAAGAGAAGCTGGCGGGCCGGCCCTGGACGCTGTGGCGTTACCTCGAGATGTTGCCCATTGCTGATCCCGCAAAAATCATTTCGCTGGAAGAAACCGTCTCGCCGGTGCTGGAAACCAAACGCCTGGCGGCTGAGTTTGGGGTCCAAAACCTTTTCGTCAAAGACGAAAGCCGTCTGCCGACGGGCAGTTTCAAAGCGCGCGGCATGGCCCTGGCGATTTCCAAGGCGAACGAATTTGGCATTAAGCAAGTGGCCGTGCCCACAGCGGGAAATGCGGGCGGCGCGCTGGCCGCTTATAGCGCGCGGGCGGGAATGCAAGCCTCGGTGTTCATGCCCGAGGACACACCGGCCATCAACAAGAAGGAGTGCTACCTCACCGGCGCAAGGACCTACCTGGTCAATGGCCTGATCACCGATTGCGGACGCATCGTCGGTGAAGGCAAAAAGGTCAAAGGATGGTTTGACGTTTCCACCCTTAAAGAGCCCTATCGGATTGAAGGCAAAAAGACCATGGGCCTCGAACTGGCCGAGCAATTTGACTGGGAATTGCCCGATGTCATCCTCTATCCAACCGGGGGCGGCACCGGCCTCATTGGGATGTGGAAGGCATTCAATGAACTTGAGGCCATCGGCTGGCTCAAAACCTCCCGCAAACCTAAGATGATCTCCTGTCAGAGCGATGGATGCGCCCCCATCGCCAACGCCTTTGCCAAAGGCGAACGATTCGCCGCCAAATTCGAAAATGCCGCCACCATTGCCAGCGGCATCCGCGTGCCGGCTGCCGTCGGCGATTTCATGATCTTGGACGCCGTGCGCCAAAGCGGGGGCCTCGCCCTGGCTACCCCGGAAGCGGACATTCCCAAGTGGATGCGATTGGCTGCGTCGAAGGAGGGCCTGGCTGTTTGCCCGGAAACGGCTGTTTGCCTTGGCGCCCTCGAAGTCCTGCTCAAGCGCGGCTCCATCCAGCGCGCGGATCGCATCGTCATTTTTAATACGGGCGCCGCGCAAAAATATCCGGAGGCTGTGAACGAGCAACTCGAGCGAATTGATATTGGCAAACCGCTGGACTGGTCGCGCCTTTGA
- a CDS encoding hydroxyacid dehydrogenase, translated as MDILISEELRAPAIERLAKTYQVVAEPKLWQQPDKLRALIAEARVLMVRNQTQVTAELLHGAPKLLGIGRVGVGLDNIDLGRASSLGIVVAAPLNANATSVAELALGFMLALARKIPEADRSTKAGNWDRKGCTGIELAGKTLAVCGLGRIGGTVARLGRAFGMRVVAFDPFVKADSAVVRESGVLLCGRIEEALAMADFVSVHLPSTPETRRLFGASTFSATKPGAYFINTSRGAVVDEAALLDALQSGRLAGAALDVREFEPPAARGALESLSNVVLTPHIAAFTVEAQERTFEAVAADVERLLSGQPVLNFVNFDRPKR; from the coding sequence ATGGACATCTTGATTTCTGAGGAGCTGCGCGCCCCGGCGATCGAGCGCCTGGCCAAAACTTACCAGGTCGTTGCCGAACCCAAGCTGTGGCAGCAACCAGACAAGTTGCGGGCGCTCATTGCAGAAGCAAGGGTGCTTATGGTGCGAAATCAGACCCAGGTAACAGCCGAGTTGCTGCACGGCGCTCCCAAGCTGCTGGGCATTGGGCGGGTTGGGGTTGGCCTGGACAACATCGACCTGGGGAGAGCCTCAAGCCTCGGTATTGTGGTGGCCGCCCCGCTGAATGCCAATGCCACCAGCGTGGCCGAGCTGGCCCTGGGATTCATGCTGGCGCTGGCGCGAAAGATTCCAGAGGCGGACCGCTCGACCAAGGCGGGCAACTGGGACAGGAAAGGTTGCACGGGCATTGAACTGGCAGGCAAAACATTGGCCGTTTGCGGCCTGGGCCGCATCGGCGGCACGGTTGCCCGGTTGGGACGCGCCTTTGGAATGCGCGTGGTGGCCTTCGATCCCTTTGTGAAAGCCGATTCAGCCGTGGTCCGCGAGAGCGGAGTGCTGCTGTGCGGGCGCATCGAGGAGGCGCTGGCGATGGCCGATTTTGTGAGCGTTCATTTGCCTTCAACCCCCGAGACCCGCCGCCTGTTTGGGGCCTCGACGTTTTCCGCCACCAAGCCGGGCGCCTATTTTATCAACACTTCCCGTGGAGCGGTGGTGGATGAAGCGGCCCTGCTCGATGCCTTGCAAAGCGGGCGCCTGGCAGGGGCGGCCCTCGATGTGCGGGAATTCGAGCCGCCCGCTGCGCGAGGGGCTTTGGAATCGCTCTCTAATGTCGTTCTCACACCGCACATCGCCGCCTTTACCGTTGAGGCTCAGGAAAGGACCTTCGAAGCTGTCGCGGCAGATGTCGAGCGGCTGCTCTCGGGCCAGCCAGTTCTGAATTTTGTGAATTTCGATCGCCCGAAACGCTGA
- a CDS encoding Gfo/Idh/MocA family oxidoreductase, whose translation MKKVRFGLIGFGAWGSHHARAIAESPEADLAAIAVRSTARQAEARERHPEAQIVADYHQLLTRPDLDVVDVVLPTDLHFPVAADVLRAGKHLLLEKPMALTLAHCEELLRLAREQQRLLAIGHEFRLSSLWGKVKEMIDAGAIGDPLYALIELWRNPYRTGADGWRYQIDRVGNWILEEPIHFFDLARWYFSNLGAPQSIFARASARRPDHPELQDNFSAIVNFPRGAYAVISQTLSGFEHHQVAKVTGTRGALWASWSGAMDRTFQPTFSLKYFNGDKVSDVPITKITGEVYELTDEIAQMARAVRGTGALSATGEDGLWSVKMCLKAQESVDRGCAVSL comes from the coding sequence ATGAAAAAAGTGCGTTTTGGCTTAATCGGTTTTGGCGCCTGGGGCAGTCATCACGCCCGCGCCATTGCCGAATCGCCTGAGGCAGACTTGGCCGCCATCGCGGTGCGCTCGACGGCGCGCCAGGCGGAGGCGCGCGAGCGCCATCCTGAGGCGCAGATAGTGGCTGATTACCATCAATTGCTCACTCGGCCTGACCTTGACGTCGTGGATGTGGTCCTGCCGACCGACCTGCATTTCCCCGTTGCCGCTGATGTGCTGCGGGCGGGCAAACATTTGCTGCTGGAAAAACCCATGGCGCTGACGCTGGCGCATTGTGAAGAGTTGCTCCGGCTCGCTCGCGAACAGCAGCGATTGCTGGCCATTGGCCATGAATTCCGCCTCTCCTCGCTTTGGGGCAAGGTCAAGGAGATGATTGATGCAGGGGCCATCGGAGACCCGCTTTATGCGCTCATCGAGTTGTGGCGCAATCCCTATCGTACCGGCGCGGATGGGTGGCGCTATCAAATTGATCGGGTCGGTAACTGGATTCTCGAAGAACCCATCCATTTCTTCGACCTGGCTCGTTGGTATTTTTCAAACCTGGGCGCGCCACAAAGTATTTTTGCCCGCGCCAGTGCCCGCCGCCCAGACCACCCGGAACTTCAGGACAACTTCAGCGCCATTGTCAATTTCCCGCGCGGCGCTTATGCGGTTATTTCGCAGACCTTAAGCGGCTTCGAGCATCACCAGGTCGCCAAGGTTACCGGAACCCGCGGCGCCCTTTGGGCCAGTTGGAGCGGGGCGATGGACCGCACCTTTCAACCGACCTTTTCACTCAAATACTTCAACGGCGATAAAGTTTCTGATGTTCCGATTACTAAAATCACCGGCGAGGTTTATGAATTAACGGACGAGATTGCCCAAATGGCGCGAGCAGTTCGCGGGACCGGCGCTCTGAGTGCAACCGGCGAGGATGGCCTGTGGTCGGTCAAAATGTGCCTCAAAGCCCAGGAATCCGTGGACCGGGGTTGTGCGGTCTCGCTTTGA